The following proteins are encoded in a genomic region of Enterocloster clostridioformis:
- a CDS encoding zinc-binding alcohol dehydrogenase family protein, with translation MKAVQILKPKSLHIIDLEKPSVTKDNNVLVRMTAAGICGSDMGIYHGTNAAAAYPRIIGHEMVGVVENTFSSVTSLRPGDRVIVNQVTSCGHCYPCRIGRGNVCDSLAVRGVHIDGGYQEYMAVPQEDCYPLPDSISDTDAVMIEPATIAIQSCTRAELKRDDMLLIFGCGALGSSILKIARLLCDYIIVADVVDEKLEGAKSAGAAHTINVLKEDLEEKVREYTHGHGATVSIDAVCGSDSLIRLLKATGNAGRVITMGFSTSPTEINQFLITSKELDVRGSRLQNKMFGRAIELINEGKLDLTGSVSHTFPLLKAQEAFDFVDSHDPSIRKVVLTFGF, from the coding sequence ATGAAAGCAGTACAGATTTTAAAACCCAAGTCATTACATATAATTGATCTTGAAAAACCATCCGTAACTAAAGATAACAATGTATTAGTACGTATGACAGCCGCCGGTATCTGTGGTTCAGATATGGGCATCTACCACGGCACAAATGCGGCTGCAGCCTACCCCAGAATCATCGGACATGAGATGGTCGGCGTAGTAGAGAATACATTTTCTTCTGTCACCTCTCTGCGTCCGGGTGATCGTGTTATTGTCAATCAGGTTACAAGCTGCGGTCACTGTTATCCCTGCCGCATAGGAAGAGGGAATGTCTGCGACAGCCTGGCTGTAAGGGGCGTGCATATCGACGGAGGATACCAGGAATATATGGCTGTGCCGCAGGAGGACTGCTATCCGCTTCCTGACTCCATCTCAGATACGGACGCCGTGATGATCGAACCTGCCACCATTGCCATCCAGTCCTGCACCAGAGCGGAGCTTAAAAGGGATGATATGCTTCTTATTTTTGGATGCGGCGCTTTAGGGAGCTCCATCTTAAAAATTGCCCGGCTGCTCTGCGACTATATCATAGTAGCAGATGTGGTGGATGAGAAATTAGAAGGAGCGAAATCTGCAGGAGCCGCCCACACCATCAATGTATTAAAAGAGGATTTGGAGGAGAAGGTAAGGGAATACACACACGGGCACGGCGCCACCGTATCCATTGACGCGGTCTGCGGAAGTGATTCCCTGATTCGCCTGCTGAAAGCCACCGGCAACGCAGGCCGGGTCATCACTATGGGCTTTTCCACATCCCCTACTGAAATCAACCAGTTCCTCATCACCTCAAAGGAACTGGATGTACGGGGTTCCCGCCTTCAGAACAAGATGTTTGGCAGAGCCATTGAATTAATCAACGAAGGAAAACTTGACCTGACAGGAAGCGTTTCCCACACCTTCCCCCTGCTAAAAGCCCAGGAGGCCTTTGATTTCGTTGACTCCCACGATCCATCCATCCGCAAGGTGGTTCTGACTTTTGGCTTTTAG